CGTGGGCGAACCTCTCGAGTGTTATGCTTGTAAGCGCGATCGGCAAGGCCGCCGGAAGTGTATTTGCGTTCCACATCGGCCAAGAGGTCAAACAGTCTGGTCCGGTCACACGCTGGTTACGACAGTCGAGATGGAATATTTTAGAATGGTCTGAAAAACGATCAGTCCAAATTGCTAAACGATATGGATATAGTGGACTCGCAATGGCACTCTCTGTTCCGTTCTTTCCTGATACGATATCGATCTACGCCTTCGCTGTCCTAGAGCGGAATTATATAAAATTCGCGATAGCCACGTTTCTTGGGAGTCTCGGTCGACTTTTGGTTACAGTCGGATTTTTTAGCGGCCTTTCAACGGTGGTCTGATTTGTCAGGCGAACTGGATTTTTCCTGGTCAATCGGATCTTCGATATCACCCATAACCGCTTCGAGCAGATCTGTTACGGTCACAAGTCCGACGACATCACCGTCTTCGATCACGAGTGCAAGTTCTTGGTTTTCTGCCTGGAACTGATCAATCGCATCACTGACGTCCACGTCGGGAGAGAGTGTCATCGGCGGCGCTGCCAGTTCTGCAAAATCAATGTCACCGTCAGCTAACTCTTCACGATGCCTAACTAAAATTGGCGTATAGATAATTCCCTGGAAGTCAGTTAACTCCTTACCGACCAGCGGATAGCGGGTCTGCGGGCGGTTCTCCATCTTCTGAAAGTTCTCTTCAGGATTATCCTCAGTAGATAGTACGACGAACTCTTCTGGCGGAACCATTAACTCACTAATCGGTTGTTCGCCGATCTGAAAGGCATTCATCACTTCCTCACGGCGCTCGTCCGAAAGATCGCCTTGGCTAAGGACCGAACCAAGTTGATTTCGGAGGTCGGCTCGGGATTCGATAACATCCTGTTCAGTTTCGCGCCAGGCACCAGTCATCTCGATTCCGAACAAGCCAAGTGTCTTTTTTGCAACCCAATCGCCGAACCAAATCGCCGGGGCGAGCACCTTGGCAAACCAGTACAATGGCCGTGCGCCGTACTTACAGACCTGCTTCGACCGCTCGACACCAAGGTATGTCGGAGTCTGCTCACCATGGGTAAGATGAATTAGATTAATAAGGAGAAATCCAAGCATTGAACCAGCACCGACCGAGGCAAGTGCCGTATTTTCGAACAACGGCTCGAATAACGCTGCTAAGCCTGGCTCGGCGACGATTCCGAGTGCGATACTCGTTCCAGAGATCCAGATCTGACACGATGTAAGATAAAATTCAAGATCCTCAGTCATCTTCCAGGCGAGTTCAAGAGAAGGAGTATCGAATTCAGATTTGGGGTATTGCCGAGCTCGGGTAAGGCCAAATTCGGTGGCAACGAAAAATGCGTTCAATCCAATAAGAAGTATCCCGGCCAATATTCGTCCGCTGATTTCAAGAGGCTCCATCGGCATTCTGTAATATTAGGAGGTATAAATGAATAGGGGAAAGATAAGTGAATATTGTTCTTGTAAAGTGTTATCGTATTTCCCCGCCGCTACCGATACTCCTTCAATCACAACTGGCATCCAGTATATTGCATCTCAAAATATAAGAACAGCTGCGGTGACCATTGAGGTAGACCAGTTGTTGGAACAAGTAATGTTATGGGACAGTCACCTGAGATAAGATTATGAACCTCAGCAAAGGGTATCTTCTTACTCTCGTCGCCGTCTTCCTCACATTATCGATTTTGCTTGTTGAGCCATTTCTTCAGTACGTTCTTGGGGCCATACTCCTCGCGTACGCGCTCTATCCACTTCAAGTCCGTCTCGAAAAGTATACGTCATCGATGATTGCCGCACTCTCCCTCGTGATTTTGACTGTCATCGGATTTGTCACCCCCTTCATGTTGATTATCGCGTCCATCATGGGCAATACAACGCGTATTCTCCAAAACCTTGAAATTGAATCGAATCCAATTGAAGAAATTGAATCTCTTATTGAGGGATACACTGGACAAGAGATTGATATTGTCGGGGAAATTGCCGGCTCAACACAGGAGATCAGAACAGTCGTATTCGAGCAGTCAACCGACGCGTTCAATTCGGTTACTCATTTCGTCATTGGAATTACGTTAGGACTCTTTATTATGTATTACTTGCTCAAAGAGGGAGACAAACTCATCGACTGGCTCTATCAAACAGTCCCTCTCCCAATAGACATCCAGCGTAACCTCTATGATGACATTAGCGACATGATGTGGGCCGTCCTCTTCGGGCACGTCTTTGTCGCCATAGTCCAGGGGGGCGTCGCTGGGCTTGGATTCTTTGCGACTGGTATCCCCAACGCAACGTTCTGGACGATCATCATGATGGTTCTTGCAATGGTTCCGCTAGTAGGTGCGATTCCCATCTGGGGGGGTGCTGTAGTCTATTTATTCCTTTTGAATAAGCCGTTACTCGCTATCGCGCTATTTGCCTACAGCGTCATCGTGGTCGGACTTACCGACGACTACCTTCGTCCGTTTGCTGTTGAGCGGTATGCCGAACTCAATCCCGCCGTTATCCTCCTCGGAATCCTTGGTGGCGCGTATACATTTGGGATTATGGGTCTATTCTTCGGCCCTATTATTCTCGGCGGATTGAAAGCAACTCTGCATGTCGTTTCCAATAGTTGGGACCGACTTGGCGAAGGGTGGTAGTCAGAGATGACTTCGCCGTCGACTTTGATTTTTGTCTCGTCGATCGCTATCTCTTGCCGATCTCGAGTCTCGAACACAACAGATACCGAAGCCGATGGAATCATTGTTTGATCGCCTTGTGTGACCGATCCCAAAGAATTCGATTCGTCGGTAAGGGTCCAGTTTGATACAGAAACACTGTGAGTACACGCTGTTCCGACGGCGTGTCTTCAGTAGAGAACACTTCTTGCTCGCGCGCTGGTTCTACAGAGATTCGAGGCGAGTGCCTCAAGACTTGACTCCGAGAGCGAAGCCGACACGAACCTTTACCAACCACGTCACCGTCCATTGATTCAACGGATGTAGTAGGTGTTAAAGACCTTAACGCGAAGCGTCCCTCTGAAGGGAATGCGCCAGCTCTCAAAATACCGCGACACCGGGTTGCGGTTGCGACGGGTGGTGTCAGGCCTTGTGGACAGGTTGACCGCATTCCTCGTCGTCCGTTCGAGGCAATCAGGCCGAGGGGCGGCAGGAAGTGTTCATCCCAAATCTGCGGGAAGCCTCGGGGCTTGGCCCCGAGGCGGTTGAGCATCCTTTGTGTACCATTTTCCCTAGCTCGGCCTTACACTATGGTTGAGATGGCTCTATCTATGGAGTGAGCAACTAATGACAGAGTCGTAGGTGTGGTCAATCTGTACTCTTAACTGTAATGACGGGGACTGGAACCGAGCGGACAACCTTCTCAGCAAGACTTCCAAGTAGTATACGTTCAGTCCCGCGCTTTCCTGTTGTTCCCATCACAACAGTATCGATATCATGTGACTCAATATACTCGAGAATTACATTAATAGGCGTTCCATGTTCAACGTGGTGCACGATATTTGTGATCCCGTATGTCTCTGCCTCTGAGGCGAGATTGTCAACGGCCTTGCTTGCCGCTTGTTCTCCAGTTTGATCAGATGACGTTGACAAGAGACCCAAACCATGCGGAACATCGTTCACTACGGATAGAATATGAACGGTTGAATCGAGGGTCGCTGCCAATGAGAGCCCATGGTTGGCAGCACGGGTTACTGCAGGACTTCCATCCGTTAGAATGAGAATATTTTTATATGGGAATGTAACTTGTTCGTCAGGTTGCATCCTCACTGAGAGAACTGGGACAGAAGAGAGTCGAACCACTTTCTCAGATGTACTCCCGAGGAGATATCGTGACAACCCCTCTCGGCCGTGAGTTGGCATCACGATTAGATCATATCCGTAATGCTCGGCGTATTCGACTATCTGCGGGGCTGGATTACCTTGAACAACGTCGGTGTCATACGAGACACCGAGTGTATCCAAGGTTTTTGCTGCCTCTTTGACGATATCATCTCCTTTTTTAACAAGTGCATCAACAACTTCATCGCCAACGACTGTGACACTATCACGAGTTGTATCTGCAACAAAGAGAATATGGATAGTGGCATCCAGTCGATGCGCAATTTCGCTGGTATGATGAAGTGCTTCTGCTGCTCCCTCACTATTATCAAATGGGAGAAGAATGTCCTCGTACATACTCACTGCAAAGAATACTATGGGAGTCTCTAAGGTCTTTTCCCTCTCTCCACTTAGAGAGCTATCTCCGATGGATAGATGACCGACCTCTCACTCGCGGCTACATGATCTCGAGCGACTGTTTGGTTCGCTTTTGCGGTCGCTGGTTCCGAAGTTTCATGTACGATCCAATCACGCTGCCGTCGAAGTCGACCCCATCGACGACGCTTGCCTCGTCGAGGATGCTGTTCTGGACGGACGCATCGAGTTTAAAAGTGGCCCCACAGACATGTTTTCTCTTTCACGATATATTAGAAATGTCGTTTAGGTCGAACAATTGGAGATCGTCACGCTCGGACACGGCTTCCTGTACTGATTGTGTTACTCCACTCCGTGTAAAAAATGCATATTCCGTGTCAACTTCGCCAGTATCCGGCGTCCAGCGAATCTCCGACGCATGATCTTCGAGTGAGGCGAGCGCACTGTAGTCAAGCGGCGCGCTAGTGAACTTGCATTCTCCCACGACCATTGTCCCGTCTGTGGTAAACCCGACAACATCGACCTCGTGTTCCTTGTACCACCAGCGGCCGATATCGAGGAACAACTTCTCTGGATACAGATTCGGGAGGGCATCCTGGCAAAGCGTTTCGAACTCTTGACTGACGAAATCAGGGAGTTCTGGTTCGATAACTGCGTCGTAGGCATCCTCACCTAGACGTTCGTATCGATCTTCTTTGCCGTAAACGAAGCGGAACCAGAATCGAAAGAGGGGATCCAAGATTCGATATCGTCCGCGGCGTGACTTCGCTTTCTCCTCGGTGATCGGAACTTCCCGTTCAATGAGCCGCAATCGTTCTAACTTCTGGGTGTACGTCGAGATTTGCTTCCCGTCAATTCCCACCGTTTGGGCAATCTCGTTTGATGTCGTCTTCCCCGCGGCTATTGCGGTGAGGATCGCAAAGTACCGATTTGGGTCTGTGAGTTCGGTTCGGAGGACGTATTCTGGTTCGTTGTGGAGGTACCCTTTCTGAGAGAGCACTTCCTTCGTGAGGACTGTGCCGAGGTCCTGGTTGAGATCGATACCGTCAAGATAGTATGGTACACCACCAAAAATACCCCACGCGAAAACACGCTCTTCAGGGGAGTAATCGCCTGGAAGGAACTCTTGTGCAGCGGCGAAGTCGAGTGGCCGGAGATCAAGTTTCTCGGTGAAGCGCCCGTACAGGGGACTGTTCCCAAGAAGCGTCGCTTCTTCCATCATGCTGATTGACGAGCCAACCAGAATGAGGGTTCCCGATGTATTTTGGAATCGCTGATCCCATAATCGCTGGATGGCCGAGGGAAGGCTCGCGTCGGCATCGATCAAGTAGGGAAATTCGTCGAGGACGATGATTCCGTCTTGGTCACCAAGATATCCCAGAAGCGCTTCCCAGTTTTGCTTGATATCCGTAATTCCTGGAAACGTGTCGGCAGCGACGTCGACAAACTCGTCGAGTTGTATCTGTGAAGTGGTTTCCGTAGCCTGATAGACGACGGCATCGTCGCGCTCGGCAAGGGAGTGCTGGACGAGTTGTGTTTTCCCAAGGCGCCGTCGGCCGAAAATAACAACCATCTCAGCATCGTCGGAATCGTAGCACCTGCGGAGCCGTGAAAGCTCATTTTCCCGGTTGACGAAGCGCACCATATCTGTACATTATCCCACCAGAAGATAACACTTCCGAGTAGCCTATTCTAAAATAGGCTATTTCAAAATAGGCTATTTTAAAGCTGTCTACAAGGACCTCTCTGTATTCTTGGAATCGCTGTACTGAAGCGGGTGACTCGAGTCCGTTCACCCACGCACGTCGTCAATCGAATCAGAGACGGCCTTCATTTTGACGTCGGCGTAGGCCTCGTGGGTGGTCTCGATCGAGTTGTGTCGTAACGGTTCCTGAGCCTTTTCGGACATCCTGCTGGTTAGAGGTCGCGCCCGAGTGCCCGGCGAGCGCCGTGCAAGGTGAGATAGTCGTACTCGCACGGACAGAAGTAGTAACCACTCAGAATTTCTCGGTTGACTCGACGGAAACTACCGATTCTCTCGTCGTAGCTGTTCAGTTGCAATTATGCAAATACATGGTAACTGCATTATTATATTCGGATTACAGTCAATAACAGAATACTCACTTCGAATCTGCTAAGTCACGTCATGGTAGACGATCAATCGAACCGCGACGGGCTGAAGCGGAGAGGCTACCTCAAAGGGGTCGTGGGAACTGGACTCGGCATCGGCATACTAAGCATGTCGACTGCCACCACGCACGCGAGCGATGACGAGAACGATACCG
Above is a genomic segment from Natronorubrum aibiense containing:
- a CDS encoding AI-2E family transporter; translated protein: MNLSKGYLLTLVAVFLTLSILLVEPFLQYVLGAILLAYALYPLQVRLEKYTSSMIAALSLVILTVIGFVTPFMLIIASIMGNTTRILQNLEIESNPIEEIESLIEGYTGQEIDIVGEIAGSTQEIRTVVFEQSTDAFNSVTHFVIGITLGLFIMYYLLKEGDKLIDWLYQTVPLPIDIQRNLYDDISDMMWAVLFGHVFVAIVQGGVAGLGFFATGIPNATFWTIIMMVLAMVPLVGAIPIWGGAVVYLFLLNKPLLAIALFAYSVIVVGLTDDYLRPFAVERYAELNPAVILLGILGGAYTFGIMGLFFGPIILGGLKATLHVVSNSWDRLGEGW
- a CDS encoding CNNM domain-containing protein, encoding MEPLEISGRILAGILLIGLNAFFVATEFGLTRARQYPKSEFDTPSLELAWKMTEDLEFYLTSCQIWISGTSIALGIVAEPGLAALFEPLFENTALASVGAGSMLGFLLINLIHLTHGEQTPTYLGVERSKQVCKYGARPLYWFAKVLAPAIWFGDWVAKKTLGLFGIEMTGAWRETEQDVIESRADLRNQLGSVLSQGDLSDERREEVMNAFQIGEQPISELMVPPEEFVVLSTEDNPEENFQKMENRPQTRYPLVGKELTDFQGIIYTPILVRHREELADGDIDFAELAAPPMTLSPDVDVSDAIDQFQAENQELALVIEDGDVVGLVTVTDLLEAVMGDIEDPIDQEKSSSPDKSDHR
- a CDS encoding ATP-binding protein, with the protein product MVRFVNRENELSRLRRCYDSDDAEMVVIFGRRRLGKTQLVQHSLAERDDAVVYQATETTSQIQLDEFVDVAADTFPGITDIKQNWEALLGYLGDQDGIIVLDEFPYLIDADASLPSAIQRLWDQRFQNTSGTLILVGSSISMMEEATLLGNSPLYGRFTEKLDLRPLDFAAAQEFLPGDYSPEERVFAWGIFGGVPYYLDGIDLNQDLGTVLTKEVLSQKGYLHNEPEYVLRTELTDPNRYFAILTAIAAGKTTSNEIAQTVGIDGKQISTYTQKLERLRLIEREVPITEEKAKSRRGRYRILDPLFRFWFRFVYGKEDRYERLGEDAYDAVIEPELPDFVSQEFETLCQDALPNLYPEKLFLDIGRWWYKEHEVDVVGFTTDGTMVVGECKFTSAPLDYSALASLEDHASEIRWTPDTGEVDTEYAFFTRSGVTQSVQEAVSERDDLQLFDLNDISNIS
- a CDS encoding YqaA family protein; this translates as MGLKDISFEILMMIDSVNLEAVVESATGWPGMGIIFTYSFLIAFALPGPSEIVLVAPIDLGFPPWANLSSVMLVSAIGKAAGSVFAFHIGQEVKQSGPVTRWLRQSRWNILEWSEKRSVQIAKRYGYSGLAMALSVPFFPDTISIYAFAVLERNYIKFAIATFLGSLGRLLVTVGFFSGLSTVV
- a CDS encoding universal stress protein, with the translated sequence MYEDILLPFDNSEGAAEALHHTSEIAHRLDATIHILFVADTTRDSVTVVGDEVVDALVKKGDDIVKEAAKTLDTLGVSYDTDVVQGNPAPQIVEYAEHYGYDLIVMPTHGREGLSRYLLGSTSEKVVRLSSVPVLSVRMQPDEQVTFPYKNILILTDGSPAVTRAANHGLSLAATLDSTVHILSVVNDVPHGLGLLSTSSDQTGEQAASKAVDNLASEAETYGITNIVHHVEHGTPINVILEYIESHDIDTVVMGTTGKRGTERILLGSLAEKVVRSVPVPVITVKSTD